DNA from Equus asinus isolate D_3611 breed Donkey chromosome 22, EquAss-T2T_v2, whole genome shotgun sequence:
CATTTCCTTCCCCTTGAATAGTACGATGTGGTTTAGATTGATTGAATTAATTGTGCCATTTGAGCATGTTAATCTGGCTGTGAGCCTTTCTGTTCTGTGACCTCTGAGACTGTTTTGCCTGAACGTGTACTTACAGGCTACGATTACATTAAGGTAATTTCCTGCATGACATCTTTCATAGGTTTGCAGCCCAGAACTACACTACTTGCAGGACCTatatttagaatttagaatttagtggggctggctccgtggccgagtgcttaagttcgcgcgctccgctgtggtggcccagggttcggatcctgggcacggacatggtaccgcttgtcaggccacgttgaggcagcattccacatcccacaactagaaggacatgcaactcagatatacaaccgtgtacagcggggtttggagagataaagcagaaaaagaaaaaaaaaaagattggcaacagttgttagctcaggtgccaatctttaaaaaaagaagaatttagaatttagaatcAGTGGCCCAGATTCACAGTGCCCCAAGGCATCCAACAAATTAAATTCTTTCTTGAGGAAAGCACCTTCATCTCAGTCCTTGAATAATTTCCACAGcagatcaaaaaggaaaaaaaaaaatcactaaatacTACAAAGAAAATGGCATCACGAACAAAAATCAGCAGAAACAATTCAGTGGACCCACAAAActtcaaagataagaattatcagataccaaatataaaataagaacatttaatatctttcaagaaataaaagggagTTTAAAAATATGAGTAACTAGCAAGAAGATTTGGAAACATAAAATAGagtttctggaaataaaaaatataatacagtgggccggccccgtggccaagtggttaagttcgcatgctccgcttcagcagcccggggtttccccagttcagatacAGGGCACGGACtttgcaccgctcatcaagccttgttgaggtggtgtcccacatagtagaactagaaggacctacaactagaatatacaatgatctactggggggctttggggagaagagaaaaagaaagaagaaaaagattgacaacagatgctagctcagggccaatcttaaaaaatatgtatagacAATACATAGttcagattttcaaaaaattgttGAACAGTTTAACAGCAGACTATAATTAAACATAAACTCAAGAGTTTACAAAATACTACACTTCAAAACAGAAGGACTATAGTAAAGgtagatatatttatatttacaaataatataaaCTAATAGTGTAAAAGAGTTTCAGATGAATTTTTGGGATACTCAAAATATTCATTTGAGGTTGTGGGAGGGATCACTATGGCTAAGTCAGCATGGTCCAATCTCTTCATATCACTTTactttatgattttgttttattttgtgtaccTCATAACACATCCTTCTCAGCATGTATTTAGAATCAGAATTTTGTTATTATTGATAACTCTGTATGGTGCATCTATTCCTTTTTACCTATACTTCCTAAAACACTTTCTTAGTCATTCTACGTATTCTTACCAATGACCTGTATGTGAAAATGAGTTAAGCTGGGCAAAATGAGAGAAGATTCCTTTTTTAGATATAATCGTTCCAACCCCAACACCAGTCTCAGAGTTTGAATGCATTCCAGAGACTTACGTTCCAGAAGACATGCCATCGTCAATCCATTTCCATTTACTTTCCTTTGCATTATATGATAATCCAATCCAGTAGGTATTTTGATAAGCCTGGCGTTGAATGAACGCCTATAAGGGAAACAAAACATATCATGTGAGTAAATGCCCACATGTtagagaatgaaaagaaggaCAGGTAAAGGGTCCAGCTGTTTCTCTGGCCAGTACTCTGCTCCTCTCCACATCATCCTTCAACCCTCCTTCCTAAAAAACCTTCTCTCCCCTCGCtgtctgtgttttcatttttcaaagtaattttctCCAGGATTattcatttatgttaaaaatgacTGCCAGTCTCATAGATTatttaaaacatggaaaaatttaaaatctaaataaataacaataggagatttgttaaataatttaggACATTTTATAAAACCATTCAAAGTCACGCCCCAGAAAAATACTTCCCCATGTAGAAAAATGATCATCATATATTCTTCAGTGAAAATAGGAATcttcaaaacaaatttattaaaacaacaaatgtaTGTGGGGAGATGTGCCTTAGAGCCTTTAGCCTCATAAGAGAAAGACTTGCTGGAGTTCAGTAATTGGAAGTGGTAAAGGGAAAAAGGGaggtatttggaaatatttactgTCCAAAATGTACTATATCAAAGTGACATATTACATAATATCTGATTAAATGACAGAATGTATCTTAGAATGTATCAGGTTTAAATTTAACTGTGTTTTACTGCAACAaacataaaaagttattttatgacTTGATATAATAAATTCTTTTATGTTGTGATTTAAAACATCTATTAgatttgcatataaattttatgttgttttcctAAATGATAAATAGAGGTTTCAGGCTGATCGTCACAAACATTTCTCTATAAAGACACATTTTGTGAGTGTGGATAGTCTTTATtagtaataaattaaaaagataattttgatATTGtcactgtattttttctttttataattctttgtgAAAGTTATACATACTGATATAATATATAAGAATATTGATCAAGTAAATGTTACCTACAGATGCAGTGAAAATCACCATAAAACTAATTTGTAAAACTGTTTTCACTTTTATGTTTctcattattatctccattttgccaATCGGAAAACTggtgctcagagaggttaagtaccttACCAAAGGTCACctagctaataagtggcagaagtGGATTTTatcccaggcagtctggctcctgtATTCCTAAAAATAACTACTAGACTATGTTGTCTCCGGGTTCTTAGTTGCCACTTTATAGGGAGAAATAATTGCTGGTTCCAGGCTGCAATTTACCAAAGGGTGAAGTAATTCATCATAGGAAAAGCACACTTCTCCAGGAGCAGCTCTCCAGCACACTCCTTAGAGAGGGAGATGATTGCGAAGACCCAAACTGCACCTTCAAGGGGctttccattttagaaataacAATGGTCATTAGGATAGAAAACATGTATTGAATGTTTAGTAAGGAGCAAGGTCATACGCCTATTAGCAGGCAGGGGTCTCCTGGGAGACTCTTAGCTATGCAATTTTTGCTCACTCGACAGACACAACACAAAGAATAAGTGAAGGTCCCTCTTTCTTGACTCCCCCCTGCCCTCAATATCTTGGGTCCAAAATGAGGGACAGAGTCCAAGAGaataaaagtgaataaaacaaTCCATGATACCCGTTCATCTTCATCATCTATCTTCAAAAGAGATAAATTGTAACGTTGGCAAGTCTTTTTACATCCCTTCCAGTCTTTAATTTCATTGgtaaaataataacagtttacTCCACAACAGGACCAGTGGCCTTCATTGAGTTTACCTACAGCGTATAAGGTGAAACATTAAACTTCTTGTCATCTGGTATTCTGTTAAGCAGAACAATATATTTATCAGCCCTCTATAAATAAACTCTTAATAGCTATCACTAATGATAATAGGAGGTTCATCAATATTCTGGAGGCCAAGAGATATCCACATTCgcacattcattgcagcattattcacaatagccaagatatgtaaacaacccaaatgtccatcaagggatgaatggataaagaaaatgttgtatatacataaatggaatattattcagcctttaaaaaaaggaaatcctggcaTATGCATCAGcctagatgaaccttgaggatattatgctaatcACAGTGAAATAAGTGAATCAGAGAAGATCAAATACAGcatgattctgcttatatgagataaaaaatattcaaactcaGAGGCATGGaaagagtaaaatggtggttgccagggctggagCGGGGTAGGGGCAGGGGATTGAGGAGTTGTTGTTCAAGGGGTGTACAGTTTCAATTAggcaagatgaataagttataGAAATCTGTCGCACAATGCAGTGCCCACAGTTAGCAACACTGAACTGCgcacttaaaaatctgttaaaaggATATATCTcacgttaagtgttcttaccacaaaaagaaaaggaatgtgaGGACCTAGATCACTAGCACATATCCTCAGCCTCTTATTAGGCCTCAAAGCTTCTGGAGggggaagaaataatgaaaaatccTGCTATCTTTCGCTCACGATTTCCTCCATACCTGTATTTTGCAAAGACTTTGAAAAGATCTCTTGTTTTATGTGACATCTCATCTTTTCTACAAAGAGTGAGTCCAGTTCCTTTTTCTGATGAAGGGTTTCATTTCTGAGAACGTCACATTCTAAAGTCTTATTTATCAAAAGTTGCTCCTTTAAGTAGTTGTCATTTTTTATAATGTCATACTTTTGACTGAGGTTTCGTAGAATTTCCTCCTGTTGATATTTTGCTTGAATACGCTGAAAAACTACAATTAATAGCATAGATATAATACAAAAAGTACTCATAATGTTTAAACGTTGAAATTTAATACAAGAGAAAAAGTCTCACATTGACAACCAACCCATTTCATTACTTTAATTAGCAATTTGACATTTAGAAAGTAACACATCAATAAACCGAccacaaaaatagaaacatcaaATTTCCCACTATTAGCAACTTAAgtgtagaataaataaaatgagatatatgaataaaattataatggTAACACTTTACCATTcagtttagtttctttttaacaGCACACTATTTAGAAATAGGTACCAAAGTAAAAATCAATCAACATTTAACAACACATCCTCTGAGTATGAAAATCTGTActaagaaacatgaagaaatagCACCCTTATTATTGGAGTAGATGGAATATCCataggggaaaagaaaggaagatccaaatatgtaattttatcTGAGTGAATCATATTAGTGATTTTCTCTAAAGATGtcaagaaattcaaataaaagataTAGGCTGAATTCACGGATCATATAACATCCATGTATAGAATTTTTTACTAAACCAGTTCTTCATTGTGTACCTAGAAAAAGTCAAGAGAAAGTCATAATTTCTTTTGAACAGTTGTTTCTCAAAGAATGTTCAGCCAAGATTCACAATGATCTAAACTCAGAAGGCAGAATATTACTAAGTCCTGTATTGAACGAATGTGACCATGTATTATACAGAATGAGAAAGCTCATTACAGATGAAGTCACTGGAATAggtaagtaaaatgaaaacaacactGTGATGTGCCTGAGGAAAAATCACTCAAAAAGAGTCCAATTAGGACATTCCCTGATTATAGCCAAGGAGCAATTGTTGGAGCATGGTTAACATCTGCACTATTAGTGGTTAATGCTGTCACTCAGACTTGAAGGATATATTTCAAATACTCACGCATTGTCCCCAACACTGTGGCTGTCACCAAAAGAAGTAAACAGAGAATCCCAAGAGTCACTACGAAGGGAAGCCAGGGCACTGAAAACTCtttaaataaagaaggaagaaaataatcagaaaagaaaagagcctTGTCCACTACTAACTTTAACCTAGGGCAACATTTTGAACAAAAAGACATTCCTGTctaaaaatttcacaaaaatatatcatgcaaatTGATTTAAATTTGTGATCTTGTAATTACAGTTTTAAAGTTTCCGATTTCTGTCTGACATACACTCGTAGAAATGTTATACACAAGAACAGTCCTATAGGATTTTAAAAGTACATCCCTTACAAAAGCATAGATGGCAATAGACGCAATACACATTTATGAGGATCTACACTGATATGTATAATCCTTCCTGTGATCACcatgaagaggaggaaaaagcagTCAGTATTCTTGAGAAATTGGTGGCCAATAGTGGATATTCTGGAGCTGCGAATGTGATTGGGGTTCATCCTTAAAGGAGTTTCTAGAAATCAGCTTTCTTTTTCATCAGTTTTACTTTTCTCTAGTCAATACTATATTTATCCTCCTACTTTGGAGGTCCTCAGTATCTAAAAGTTATCTCTGTCATTAAGTTAAACAAGTAAAAGTTATTCTCAATTCAGAGTCTGTGACAATATttgaggggaaagagaaagaacagaaacatCAGAATGCTCCTTTTGATTTGAACATGTTTGCTTCTTCATTGCCACTAGGGTTTGGTAAATATTTAAGACACCTAAAATATCTTTTGTATGAATAAAAGCATTGCTTCTaatgcatattttcatttctcattctttaagtcttATGTTTCTTTAGGAAATACAATCTTTTCTTGAGACTCTGGTCTGtcctttccttttaatttttttttgaaagatttgctctgggctaacatctgttgccaatcttcctctctctctctctcttttttgtttctccccaaaactccagtacatagttgtatattctagttgtaagtccttctagttcttctatgtgagctgccaccacagcatggctaccgacagatgagtggtgtggctccatgcccaggaaccaaacccaggcacCCGAAGTGGAGCAGGCTAAACTTCAACTACTAGGCCATCTTGGCTGGCTCTGTCCTTTACTTTTAAAGCCTCATGAATTTCTCTTAAACAAACTTGAATGAATATTAGCTTTTCAAATTTAGAAGAATTCATTACATTCTCCATTCtcacaaactttaaaaaagagagacttgTTCTACTAGTCTACACAATTATGATTTGATATTACCATCTGAGAATCTGAAGTACAGATAGGAAAACTTTaatcaaaactctaaagtttgACAATTCTTAAAAGACAGGTGTATCTAGATGCTTAAAACATGTACCTTTGTCATCAGTTTTCCCAGGCCTTTGAGTACCACCAGGCCTTAATCTATTTTGTGACTCTGAAGGAGACTGAACAAATCTCAAGGAGCAATAAGTCACTTCCTGATTGCTCATGTCTagagtaagaaaagaaatatgttttgcATTGAATCTTCGCAACAGGAGTATTTCTgtctaaagaaaaattaaagtgtCAGTCTATAGAACACACCCAGGATTAAgaggtatgtgtgtatatctgtacGTGTATGTGAGGGTGTGTTTATTAACTCCTTTAGGTGCCTAAAGCATGTAGACTCAGCTTGATTTATATGAGAAATGGAAAACCTTTCAACATCTCTGATAGAGTCATTTACACTCCTAGTCATTACTGccataattattatataatacagaaagaatctttttaaaatctaccaATAGATTGAATAGGCTGGGTCCTATTCACCCAGTCAATATAGTTCAATATGTTCAACATACATATACAAATGTTAGGCAGAAGTGGTATCATCCCAAATTACTGGGACACTTTTAAAACTAtcaattcagaaaacaaaaattctatctttttgaaattctgaaaaaatataaatatcttggCTTAAAAAAGATGTacacataaatattaaaaagttccTGCATTCTTTTCAATTTCAACGTGACTTTACCAGATTGTTTCCCAAAGTGTATCCCATATACTATCTACAAAAGAATTATTGGGGGTTAACATTGCAGATTGCTTAACATTCCAGATTCCAGTGCCCCATGCAAGATGTGCTGGATAAAAGTCTTTCAGGTTGGAGTCTAGACACTTGTATTTTTAATCCCAAATGATTCGATGTATAtactaaaattttagaaataatcttCTAGTGTATGATGTTGCCAGAGAATCCTATGTGAAGATAAAATTTGTCAGTGGGTAGTCATTAGTTAATATCCATAAAGGATTCAATCTGTTAATGGATATACTtatcaaaagaaatttttaaatagtaaatatttaaaatttaccttGCTGCTTACATTAATCAGTGTGAATAGAGGATATCTACAAAAcaagaaatatggaaaataaattgcACATGTAactatagtctttaaaaaaatgttttaatatacaaaactttttaaacttaattatTCACATTTTCTCTAATTTCCTAAGGAAAAGGAGTCTTTTCTATTACAGAATCCTTTAAGATTGATAAGATAATATGTAAATCATCAGAGCCAAAGAAAAAGTAGTTAATCACCAAATCCCTCTTCATTTAGAtaacacaaagcaaaaattgtagcatattgaaaaaaagaaaataacttcccgTGAATGCTGAACTACAGCTTTCACATCCTTCTGAGTTAATGCAGTTCAAAAGCAATCAATAGAGAATGCTCTCCCATAGATCCCATGTTCACGTCAAGTCATTTGTAATAAAATCCCATATTGCTAGAATCTTTTCTTCATAAGTAGGGCTAACAGTATACTCAGGTACAAAGGTCTGAAGGACTAAGAGCAGAGGGTACCTGTGTCTGTGCCACGCAGCGATGCAGGTGGAGAAAGCTGACCCAACAACAAGGTGGGAGAAGTTGGCCTTTCCAATCCTGGATCCCTCGGGTGTGTGAGAGGCTGTAAGACGGAAGGCAGAAATGAATTGCCTCTGAGTGGTACTCCAACTCAAAATTGTCTGCCCCTCCTCTTGACCAAAGTGATAAAAGGAAATTGTATGATAAAAACTGAGGTTGACGGGAAAGGAAAAATGGTCACGAGCTATCTCTTCCTCCATTTCAAATAACCAACCACTTGGTACTCTTCACaaaataacattcaaaaatcTGTATTTGAGgactgaaaagacaaacaaacacagctttggagaaacaaaaactaatatCTTTGATAAAAACCAGCATACTTAAAGGAAAGTACTACCCaaaacaaatgattaaaatatataggtataaatatatatgcatacacacaaaaatattattactaAATTCTTTAACTCTTAAATAATCTGTTAGAAACTTTCTCTTATATGttgctatttgaaaaaaatattatttattttttccatttatgtttattgcagataaa
Protein-coding regions in this window:
- the LOC106834106 gene encoding killer cell lectin-like receptor 2, with amino-acid sequence MSNQEVTYCSLRFVQSPSESQNRLRPGGTQRPGKTDDKEFSVPWLPFVVTLGILCLLLLVTATVLGTMLFQRIQAKYQQEEILRNLSQKYDIIKNDNYLKEQLLINKTLECDVLRNETLHQKKELDSLFVEKMRCHIKQEIFSKSLQNTGKLNEGHWSCCGVNCYYFTNEIKDWKGCKKTCQRYNLSLLKIDDEDERAFIQRQAYQNTYWIGLSYNAKESKWKWIDDGMSSGTNFTMNLPSGRGGRCAFLTSTRITNTECSNAYYCICEKRIDCVFNDCFN